In Xiphophorus couchianus chromosome 8, X_couchianus-1.0, whole genome shotgun sequence, the following proteins share a genomic window:
- the LOC114149022 gene encoding lysozyme C-like has product MKMTKTLVLLLLLLVAAANAKVFERCAWARTLKANDMDGYHGVSLADWVCLTQHESNFNTNVKYRNTDGSTDYGIFQINSRWWCRDGGVSTSNGCGINCSQLLTDDVRKAITCAKRVVRDPNGVGAWVAWRRHCQNRDLSSYLRGCRL; this is encoded by the exons ATGAAGATGACGAAGAccctggtgctgctgctgctgctgctggtggctgCGGCCAACGCTAAAGTCTTTGAGCGCTGTGCCTGGGCGCGCACCTTGAAAGCCAATGACATGGATGGTTACCATGGCGTCAGCCTGGCCGACT GGGTTTGCTTGACCCAACACGAGTCAAACTTCAACACCAACGTCAAATACCGCAACACAGACGGCTCCACCGACTACGGCATCTTCCAGATCAACAGCCGCTGGTGGTGCAGAGATGGCGGAGTCTCAACATCCAATGGATGCGGCATCAACTGCAGCC AACTCCTGACAGACGATGTGAGGAAAGCGATCACCTGCGCCAAACGCGTCGTCAGGGATCCCAATGGCGTCGGAGCATG gGTGGCCTGGCGTCGTCATTGTCAGAACCGAGACCTGAGCAGCTACCTGAGGGGCTGCAGACTCTGA